The following proteins are encoded in a genomic region of Hymenobacter siberiensis:
- a CDS encoding efflux RND transporter periplasmic adaptor subunit has protein sequence MSDSNSSGRFWLIILIVLAVFGGLFLLGYMPRHKQEKARNAEAQQKTDAVPMVTVAKAKAAPDTTTVTLPADTKSLRETFVFARANGFVKSWSADIGQKVRAGQVLAEVTTPELDQQVAQARANLGLAKTSYNRLVGVALPGAISKQELDVAKSQFSVQQAALQQLLAQQDFRRITAPFSGTVTQRNVEVGSLVSTSNAPGSQLFKIEQTDKLRAYVQVPQNFAPSIKSGMTADYLVPEFAGKPFAAKVVRNAGALDPNTRTLLTEVQVPNPRGELRPGSYAQVKFYLPRTAPGVIIPANALVPGGTESRVATVQDGKIHYQPIVTGRDFGNQLEVSQGLKAGELLVLNPAETLTEGQAVQTQAFTPPAKPAGPPPARPRPNDPDAPRVSSPVK, from the coding sequence ATGTCCGATTCCAACTCCTCCGGCCGGTTCTGGCTGATAATTTTAATCGTCCTCGCTGTATTTGGCGGGCTTTTTCTGCTCGGCTACATGCCACGCCACAAGCAGGAGAAAGCCCGAAACGCCGAAGCCCAGCAAAAGACCGATGCCGTGCCAATGGTTACCGTAGCCAAGGCCAAGGCCGCGCCCGATACCACCACCGTCACGCTGCCCGCCGATACCAAGTCGCTGCGCGAAACCTTCGTATTTGCCCGGGCCAACGGCTTCGTGAAGTCGTGGAGCGCTGATATTGGCCAGAAAGTACGCGCCGGACAGGTGCTGGCCGAAGTAACCACGCCCGAGCTCGACCAGCAGGTAGCCCAGGCCCGCGCCAACCTCGGCCTGGCCAAAACCAGCTACAACCGCCTGGTGGGCGTGGCGCTGCCCGGGGCCATCTCGAAGCAGGAATTGGACGTGGCCAAATCGCAGTTTTCGGTGCAGCAGGCCGCTTTGCAGCAGCTGCTGGCACAGCAGGATTTCCGGCGCATCACGGCCCCGTTCAGCGGCACTGTCACACAGCGGAATGTGGAAGTAGGCAGCCTCGTAAGCACCAGCAACGCGCCGGGCTCGCAGCTGTTTAAGATTGAGCAGACCGACAAGCTGCGCGCCTACGTGCAGGTACCGCAGAACTTCGCCCCGTCCATCAAAAGCGGGATGACAGCCGATTACCTGGTGCCGGAGTTCGCGGGCAAGCCCTTCGCAGCCAAAGTGGTGCGCAATGCCGGGGCCCTCGACCCCAACACCCGCACCTTGCTCACCGAAGTACAGGTGCCAAACCCGCGCGGCGAGCTGCGCCCCGGCAGCTACGCCCAGGTGAAATTCTACCTGCCACGCACCGCGCCCGGCGTCATCATTCCGGCCAATGCCCTAGTGCCCGGCGGCACCGAAAGCCGCGTGGCTACTGTGCAGGACGGCAAAATCCACTACCAGCCCATCGTCACGGGCCGCGATTTCGGCAACCAGCTCGAAGTATCGCAGGGCCTGAAGGCAGGCGAGCTGCTGGTACTGAACCCCGCCGAAACCCTCACCGAGGGCCAGGCCGTGCAAACCCAAGCCTTCACCCCGCCCGCCAAGCCCGCTGGCCCCCCACCCGCCAGGCCCCGGCCCAATGACCCGGATGCCCCGCGCGTGTCGTCGCCGGTGAAATAG